The Hyphomicrobiales bacterium genome has a window encoding:
- a CDS encoding Permease: protein MPTMTSRNASLAGIAMMLLGILLFSLNDVMGKWLVATYTVGQVLVLRSAAALIVILPFVFKQGVHRTLRPERPGLQALRVLFGSGEVALFYLAVSYLPLADAMTIWLAAPVWVVILAALLLGERVDGRRWLAVALGFTGVAVALNPSSASASMPALIAVLGSFLFAAMMIAGRQLRGTPDVTLVTWQTLGALLMGLALLPFGWVTPSLKDAALLGLLGIVAMTAHICVTRSLKLAEASVVVPYQYTLIVWALIFGWFIFGDWPTPAMLCGAALIVAAGLALLILERRAAPAPSGLEATGAGAP, encoded by the coding sequence ATGCCGACCATGACCTCCCGCAACGCCTCGCTCGCCGGCATCGCCATGATGCTCCTCGGCATCCTGCTGTTCTCCCTCAACGACGTGATGGGGAAGTGGCTGGTCGCTACCTACACGGTCGGGCAGGTGCTGGTGCTACGCAGCGCCGCCGCGCTTATCGTCATCCTGCCCTTCGTCTTCAAGCAGGGCGTGCACAGGACGCTGCGGCCGGAGCGGCCGGGATTGCAGGCGCTGCGTGTCCTCTTCGGCTCGGGCGAGGTCGCGCTGTTCTACCTCGCCGTCAGCTATCTGCCCCTCGCCGACGCCATGACGATCTGGCTCGCTGCCCCGGTCTGGGTCGTCATCCTGGCCGCGCTCCTGCTCGGCGAGCGGGTCGACGGGCGGCGCTGGCTCGCCGTCGCGCTCGGCTTCACCGGCGTCGCGGTCGCGCTCAACCCGAGCAGCGCGAGCGCCTCGATGCCGGCCCTGATCGCCGTGCTCGGCAGCTTCCTCTTCGCCGCGATGATGATCGCTGGCCGGCAATTGCGCGGCACGCCGGATGTGACGCTGGTGACATGGCAGACGCTCGGCGCCCTGCTGATGGGCCTGGCGCTGCTCCCCTTCGGCTGGGTCACGCCGAGCCTGAAGGACGCGGCCTTGCTCGGTCTGCTCGGCATCGTCGCCATGACCGCGCATATCTGCGTCACGCGCTCGCTCAAGCTCGCCGAAGCATCGGTCGTCGTGCCCTATCAATACACGCTGATCGTCTGGGCGCTGATCTTCGGATGGTTCATCTTCGGCGACTGGCCGACGCCGGCGATGCTCTGCGGGGCCGCCCTGATCGTCGCCGCCGGCCTCGCCCTGCTCATCCTCGAGCGCCGGGCCGCCCCGGCTCCGTCGGGCCTCGAAGCCACCGGAGCCGGCGCACCCTGA
- a CDS encoding Winged helix-turn-helix transcriptional regulator: MDHFAALADQTRRSIVEMLGEGPLSAGDIGARFSASAPAISQHLKVLREAGLVTVEIRGQQRIYRLDPAGLDAFDAWLRRVRRFWGRHLDLLEQELAKPETDEGEMQ, encoded by the coding sequence ATGGATCACTTCGCAGCCCTGGCCGACCAAACCCGCCGCAGCATCGTCGAGATGCTGGGGGAGGGGCCGCTGTCTGCGGGGGATATCGGCGCACGCTTCAGCGCCAGCGCGCCGGCGATCTCCCAGCATCTCAAGGTGCTGCGGGAGGCGGGGCTGGTGACGGTCGAGATCCGCGGCCAGCAGCGGATCTACCGGCTCGACCCGGCGGGGCTCGATGCCTTCGATGCCTGGCTGCGCCGCGTGCGGCGCTTCTGGGGGCGCCATCTCGACCTGCTGGAACAGGAACTCGCGAAGCCGGAGACAGACGAGGGAGAAATGCAATGA
- a CDS encoding conserved hypothetical protein (Evidence 4 : Unknown function but conserved in other organisms): protein MSEYGVVLESGAVRFERLLPGPIERVWAYITEGSKRSKWFCGGETEPHVGGKVALFFKHSEITDERPPESARKMNDEGSLMTGTVTAWEPPRRFAFNWVGMGEPDSDVEFELSEAGDKVRLVLTHRRLGTKARMATVSSGWHLHLGLLEDQLTGVKPRGFWSVYDPLREDYVGRQKDLPEP, encoded by the coding sequence ATGAGCGAATACGGTGTCGTGCTGGAAAGCGGGGCTGTGCGTTTCGAGCGCCTGCTGCCGGGCCCCATCGAGCGCGTGTGGGCCTATATCACCGAGGGCAGCAAGCGCTCGAAGTGGTTCTGCGGCGGGGAGACGGAACCGCATGTCGGCGGCAAGGTCGCCCTGTTCTTCAAGCACTCCGAGATCACCGACGAGCGGCCGCCCGAAAGCGCCCGGAAAATGAACGACGAGGGTTCCCTGATGACCGGGACGGTGACGGCCTGGGAGCCGCCTCGCCGCTTCGCCTTCAACTGGGTCGGCATGGGCGAGCCGGATTCGGACGTCGAATTCGAATTGTCGGAAGCGGGTGACAAGGTGCGCCTCGTGCTGACCCATCGCAGGCTTGGGACGAAGGCGCGGATGGCCACGGTTTCCAGCGGCTGGCATCTGCATCTGGGCTTGCTCGAAGACCAGCTGACCGGGGTGAAGCCGCGCGGCTTCTGGTCGGTCTACGACCCGCTGCGCGAGGACTATGTCGGACGGCAGAAGGACCTGCCCGAGCCCTGA
- a CDS encoding Transcriptional regulator — MPDPTPVPDDLGPIVSSGHLASGALPALSEFEFALSMTVHAFQRWMIRCMAAAGLADLSPLDVLVLHNVNHRGKPKRLADVCLVLNIEDTHLVNYSLKKLERLKLLKGGRKGKEKTVEVTPAGEEACRRYAQIREQLLVKSVRASGADPARLSEIAAAMRSLSGQYDQAARAAASL; from the coding sequence ATGCCTGATCCGACGCCAGTTCCCGACGATCTCGGCCCGATCGTCTCCTCCGGCCATCTCGCCTCGGGAGCGTTGCCGGCCCTCTCGGAATTCGAGTTCGCTCTGAGCATGACGGTGCATGCCTTCCAGCGCTGGATGATCCGCTGCATGGCGGCGGCCGGTCTCGCCGATCTCTCGCCGCTCGACGTGCTCGTGCTGCATAACGTGAATCATCGCGGCAAGCCGAAGCGTCTCGCCGATGTCTGCCTCGTCCTCAATATCGAGGACACGCATCTGGTGAACTATTCGCTGAAGAAGCTGGAGCGGCTGAAACTGCTCAAGGGCGGCCGCAAGGGCAAGGAAAAGACTGTCGAGGTCACGCCGGCCGGCGAGGAAGCCTGCCGGCGCTATGCCCAGATTCGCGAACAGCTCCTGGTGAAGTCCGTCCGCGCGAGCGGCGCCGATCCGGCCCGGCTGTCGGAGATCGCCGCCGCCATGCGCTCCCTCTCGGGCCAGTACGACCAGGCGGCGCGGGCGGCGGCGAGCCTGTAG
- a CDS encoding TRAP transporter substrate-binding protein: protein MHRKDFIKGLLVAGVAAGALTLGSLNASAQTKWNLPNAYPSDNPHTENLVLFAKDVEAATGGKLSITVHANAALFKAPEIKRAVQTGQAQMGEVLMSLHENEDPVFGVDVVPFLATSFADSRKLYAASKAAIEKKLDSQGVKLLFMVPWAPQGVYAKKDINSVEDMKGLKWRSYNVGTARLGELLGMQAVTIQAAELPQALATGVVNSFMSSGGTGYDSKVWESLTHFYDVQAWIPKDATFVNKAAFNALDKATQDAILKAAAAAEERGWKMWQEKAGWYLDQLKAKGMKVQAPSSELASGFKKAGDTLTADWLKKAGTDGQAIVDAYKKM from the coding sequence ATGCATCGCAAGGATTTCATCAAGGGCCTCCTCGTCGCCGGCGTCGCGGCCGGCGCCCTGACGCTCGGTTCGCTCAATGCGTCGGCCCAGACCAAGTGGAACCTGCCCAACGCCTACCCGTCGGACAATCCGCACACGGAAAACCTCGTCCTCTTCGCCAAGGACGTCGAGGCGGCGACGGGCGGCAAGCTCTCGATCACCGTTCACGCCAATGCCGCGCTGTTCAAGGCACCCGAGATCAAGCGGGCCGTCCAGACCGGCCAGGCCCAGATGGGCGAGGTGCTGATGTCGCTGCACGAGAACGAGGATCCGGTCTTCGGCGTCGACGTGGTGCCCTTCCTCGCCACCAGCTTCGCCGACTCGCGCAAGCTCTATGCGGCCTCGAAGGCGGCGATCGAGAAGAAGCTCGACAGCCAGGGCGTGAAGCTCCTCTTCATGGTCCCCTGGGCACCGCAGGGCGTCTACGCCAAGAAGGACATCAACAGCGTCGAGGACATGAAGGGCCTCAAGTGGCGCTCCTACAATGTCGGCACCGCCCGCCTCGGCGAGCTGCTCGGCATGCAGGCGGTGACGATCCAGGCGGCGGAGCTGCCGCAGGCGTTGGCGACCGGCGTCGTCAACTCCTTCATGTCGTCGGGCGGCACCGGCTATGATTCGAAGGTCTGGGAGTCGCTGACGCATTTCTACGACGTCCAGGCCTGGATCCCGAAGGACGCCACCTTCGTCAACAAGGCCGCCTTCAACGCGCTCGACAAGGCCACCCAGGATGCGATCCTGAAGGCCGCCGCCGCCGCGGAAGAGCGCGGCTGGAAGATGTGGCAGGAGAAGGCCGGCTGGTATCTCGACCAGCTCAAGGCCAAGGGCATGAAGGTGCAAGCCCCCTCGTCCGAGCTTGCCTCAGGCTTCAAGAAAGCCGGCGACACCCTGACCGCCGACTGGCTGAAGAAGGCCGGCACCGACGGCCAGGCGATCGTCGACGCTTATAAGAAGATGTAA
- a CDS encoding TRAP transporter large permease subunit, with translation MAMIEISGLLLLLLAVFLAGGVWIAISLMACGWVAMQFVGGGIPAGSVLATTIWGNSASWTLAALPLFIWMGEILYRTRLSEEMFRGLAPWLNWLPGRLMHVNVLACGIFGSVSGSSAATCATVAKIALPELKKRGYNETVSLGSLAGAGTLGILIPPSITMVVYAVAANVSIIQVFLAGFLPGLLVMALYSGYIIVWHLLHPDQSPPPEPKMSLRDKLKESAQLIPCMLLIALVFLSLLLGWATATECAAWGVLGSFGIAWWSGALSKEAFWQSVMGTTRITCMIMLILAGASFMSTSMAYTGIPTALAAWVDSLHLSPYALIAALTVMYIILGAALDGISMIVLTTAIVIPMIKTAGFDLVWFGIFLVLIVEMAEVSPPVGFNLFVLQTMSGKDSNTVALAALPFFFLLVAAVAIITVFPQIVMVLPQMAFPPQ, from the coding sequence ATGGCGATGATCGAAATCTCGGGACTATTGCTCCTGCTGCTCGCCGTCTTCCTCGCCGGTGGCGTCTGGATCGCCATCTCGCTGATGGCCTGCGGCTGGGTGGCGATGCAATTTGTTGGCGGCGGCATCCCCGCCGGCTCGGTGCTGGCGACCACCATCTGGGGCAACAGCGCCTCCTGGACGCTGGCCGCGCTGCCGCTCTTCATCTGGATGGGCGAGATCCTCTACCGCACCCGGCTCTCCGAGGAGATGTTCCGCGGCCTCGCGCCCTGGCTCAACTGGCTGCCGGGCCGGCTGATGCACGTCAACGTGCTGGCCTGCGGCATCTTCGGCTCGGTCTCGGGCTCCTCCGCCGCGACCTGCGCCACCGTCGCCAAGATCGCCCTGCCGGAGCTGAAGAAGCGCGGCTACAACGAGACCGTCTCGCTCGGCTCACTCGCAGGCGCCGGCACGCTCGGCATCCTGATCCCACCCTCGATCACCATGGTGGTCTATGCGGTCGCGGCGAACGTCTCGATCATCCAGGTCTTCCTCGCCGGCTTCCTGCCCGGCCTGCTCGTGATGGCGCTCTACTCCGGCTACATCATCGTCTGGCATCTGCTGCATCCGGACCAGTCGCCCCCGCCGGAGCCGAAGATGAGCCTTCGCGACAAGCTGAAGGAATCGGCGCAGCTCATCCCCTGCATGCTGCTGATCGCGCTGGTCTTCCTCTCGCTGCTGCTCGGCTGGGCGACGGCGACCGAGTGCGCCGCCTGGGGCGTGCTCGGCTCCTTCGGCATCGCCTGGTGGTCGGGCGCGCTGAGCAAGGAGGCGTTCTGGCAGAGCGTGATGGGCACCACGCGGATCACCTGCATGATCATGCTGATCCTGGCCGGCGCCTCCTTCATGTCGACCTCGATGGCCTATACAGGCATCCCGACGGCGCTGGCGGCCTGGGTCGACTCGCTGCACCTCTCGCCCTATGCGCTGATCGCCGCGCTGACCGTGATGTACATCATCCTGGGCGCCGCGCTCGACGGCATCTCGATGATCGTGCTGACCACCGCCATCGTCATCCCGATGATCAAGACCGCCGGCTTCGACCTCGTCTGGTTCGGCATCTTCCTCGTGCTGATCGTCGAGATGGCCGAGGTCTCGCCGCCGGTCGGCTTCAACCTCTTCGTGCTGCAGACCATGTCGGGCAAGGATTCGAACACAGTCGCGCTGGCGGCCCTGCCGTTCTTCTTCCTGCTCGTCGCGGCCGTCGCGATCATCACGGTCTTCCCGCAGATCGTGATGGTCTTGCCCCAGATGGCCTTTCCGCCTCAATGA
- a CDS encoding TRAP-type C4-dicarboxylate transport system permease small subunit: MIRRTLDALYLWAGYAAGVFLIVIFLLMMGMSVGREIGLNIPAGDDFASWCMAAMAFLGLAHTFKSGDMIRVGLLIDRFHGRKRWFFEVFSLILGLGFSGFFAWHALVMTWQSFEFNDVAGGVVPMPLWIPQLGYSGGLVILFIAMLDEFVHVVIRGQEPRYEKPPAQSDEEIVERAMASGV, from the coding sequence ATGATCCGCCGCACGCTCGATGCCCTTTATCTCTGGGCCGGCTATGCGGCCGGCGTTTTCCTCATCGTGATCTTCCTGCTGATGATGGGCATGTCGGTCGGCCGCGAGATCGGCCTCAACATCCCGGCCGGCGATGATTTCGCGTCATGGTGCATGGCGGCCATGGCCTTCCTCGGTCTCGCCCACACCTTCAAATCCGGTGACATGATCCGCGTCGGCCTGCTGATCGACCGTTTCCATGGCCGCAAGCGCTGGTTCTTCGAGGTGTTCTCGCTGATCCTCGGCCTCGGCTTCTCCGGCTTCTTCGCCTGGCATGCCCTGGTGATGACCTGGCAATCCTTCGAGTTCAACGACGTCGCGGGCGGCGTCGTGCCGATGCCGCTCTGGATTCCGCAGCTCGGCTATTCGGGTGGGCTCGTCATCCTGTTCATCGCGATGCTCGACGAGTTCGTCCATGTCGTGATCCGCGGCCAGGAGCCGCGTTACGAGAAGCCCCCGGCGCAATCCGACGAGGAAATCGTCGAGCGCGCCATGGCGAGCGGAGTGTGA
- a CDS encoding hypothetical protein (Evidence 5 : Unknown function), with protein sequence MAHARPVARVARIVASSAFALARPLSHVPVTFRIVSAGIVLSITHRRFIDEMSALMIRWPDGGENVLCRQRVGTSGSIAAAPLRT encoded by the coding sequence ATGGCGCATGCGCGCCCGGTTGCCAGGGTTGCTCGCATCGTCGCATCCTCCGCTTTCGCGCTGGCCCGGCCCCTCAGCCATGTTCCAGTCACATTTCGCATCGTATCCGCCGGAATTGTCTTGTCAATAACTCATCGACGATTTATCGATGAAATGTCAGCGTTGATGATCCGCTGGCCTGACGGAGGGGAGAACGTCTTATGTCGGCAGCGTGTTGGGACTTCTGGATCGATCGCGGCGGCACCTTTACGGACGTGA
- a CDS encoding putative 5-oxoprolinase (Evidence 3 : Putative function from multiple computational evidences) encodes MSAACWDFWIDRGGTFTDVIGRDPAGNLHARKMLSENPGAYRDAAVQGIREHLGLKAGEPIPAGTIGEVRMGTTVATNALLERKGDRTLLVTTKGFRDALRIGYQARPDIFAKQIILPEALYEAVEEIDERVLADGTVERAPDEAAVRSALQAQYDAGFRAVAIVFMHGYRYTAHEQIAARIAREIGFPQVSVSHEVSPLVKLVGRGDTAVVDAYLSPILRRYVQQVSEELDIARTGARLMFMMSSGGLTAAELFRGKDAILSGPAGGVVGLAETGRSAGFDKVIGFDMGGTSTDVAHFDGEYERAFETEVAGVRMRAPMMLIHTVAAGGGSILHFDGRRFRVGPDSAGANPGPAAYRRGGPLAVTDANVMVGKLIPSYFPAIFGPKQDEPLDVGIVRNKFAVLAAEVGDGRSPEEVADGFIQIAVANMAEAIKKISVQRGYDITRYALNSFGGAGGQHACLVADALGIKTVLLHPFSGLLSAYGMGLAEIRSTRTSALDVALDGEAKAAIEAVAAKLAADAKAEVAGQGVAEGDIAIHIRAHIRYSGTDTAIAVPAGTRAEMQTAFQTAHKARFGFMDETKALVVEAVEVEAVGGGAKFEEAAAGEQAGEPVAAERTRFFAKGQWHDAAIVRREAIKPGQSVAGPAIIIEPNQTVVVEEGWSAKLTARDHLVLVRVKALIQQAAIGTKADPVMLEIFNNLFMSIAEQMGVTLQNTAYSVNIKERLDFSCAVFDQTGALVANAPHMPVHLGSMDRSVETVISNNPVIKPGDVYCLNAPYNGGTHLPDITVCTPVFDAEDREILFWVASRGHHADVGGTAPGSMSPLATNIEEEGVYIDNFKIVDQGRFCEEELVKLLTGARYPVRNVVQNVNDLKAQIAANEKGLAELKKMIGSFGLDVVQAYMGHVQDNAAESVARLLTKLHDSEFTYPMDQGCAIKVKITIDREKREATVDFTGTSEQRPDNFNAPAPVTRAAVLYVFRVMVDDAIPMNAGCLRPIRIVVPEGSMLAPRYPAAVVAGNVEVSQAVTNTLFGALKAMSCSQGTMNNLTFGNDQYQYYETICSGSPAGPGFNGTSGVHVHMTNSRLTDPEILETRFPVVLEDFHIRPGSGGKGEWTAGDGTSRTIRFLKTMDCAILASHRKVRPFGVDGGEPGELGRTLVRRLSGVVEELQPSDQTLLQAGEAVTVITPTAGGYGKAKG; translated from the coding sequence ATGTCGGCAGCGTGTTGGGACTTCTGGATCGATCGCGGCGGCACCTTTACGGACGTGATCGGCCGCGATCCGGCTGGCAATCTCCATGCCAGGAAGATGCTCTCGGAAAATCCGGGCGCCTATCGCGACGCGGCCGTGCAGGGCATCCGCGAGCATCTCGGCCTGAAGGCGGGCGAGCCGATCCCGGCTGGGACCATCGGCGAGGTGCGCATGGGCACGACCGTCGCGACCAACGCGCTGCTCGAGCGCAAGGGCGACCGCACGCTGCTGGTCACCACCAAGGGCTTCCGTGACGCGCTGCGCATCGGCTACCAGGCGCGGCCCGACATCTTCGCCAAGCAGATCATCCTGCCCGAAGCGTTGTACGAAGCGGTCGAGGAGATCGACGAGCGCGTGCTGGCCGATGGCACGGTCGAACGCGCGCCCGACGAGGCGGCGGTCCGCAGCGCCTTGCAGGCGCAATACGATGCCGGTTTCCGCGCCGTCGCGATCGTCTTCATGCATGGCTACCGCTACACGGCACATGAGCAGATCGCAGCCCGGATCGCCCGCGAGATCGGCTTCCCGCAGGTTTCGGTCAGCCACGAGGTCTCGCCGCTGGTGAAGCTGGTCGGACGCGGCGACACCGCCGTGGTCGATGCTTATCTCTCGCCCATCCTGCGCCGCTATGTGCAGCAGGTGTCCGAGGAGCTCGATATCGCCCGCACCGGCGCGCGCCTGATGTTCATGATGTCCTCGGGCGGGCTCACCGCCGCCGAGCTGTTCCGGGGCAAGGACGCGATCTTGTCCGGCCCGGCCGGCGGCGTCGTCGGCCTCGCCGAGACCGGCCGCTCGGCCGGGTTCGACAAGGTGATCGGCTTCGACATGGGCGGCACCTCGACCGACGTGGCGCATTTCGACGGCGAATATGAGCGCGCCTTCGAGACCGAGGTCGCCGGCGTACGCATGCGCGCGCCGATGATGCTGATCCATACGGTGGCGGCCGGCGGCGGCTCGATCCTGCATTTCGATGGAAGGCGCTTCCGCGTTGGGCCGGATTCGGCCGGCGCCAATCCGGGCCCTGCCGCCTATCGGCGTGGCGGGCCGCTCGCGGTGACCGACGCCAATGTCATGGTCGGCAAGCTGATCCCGTCCTATTTCCCGGCGATCTTCGGCCCCAAGCAGGATGAGCCGCTCGATGTCGGCATCGTCCGCAACAAGTTCGCGGTGCTGGCGGCCGAGGTCGGCGACGGGCGCTCGCCGGAGGAGGTCGCGGATGGCTTCATCCAGATCGCCGTCGCCAACATGGCCGAGGCGATCAAGAAGATTTCGGTCCAGCGCGGCTACGACATCACCCGCTATGCGCTGAATTCCTTCGGCGGTGCCGGCGGCCAGCACGCCTGCCTCGTGGCGGACGCGCTTGGCATCAAGACCGTGCTGCTGCACCCGTTCTCCGGCCTGCTATCGGCCTATGGCATGGGTCTCGCCGAAATCCGCTCGACGCGGACGTCGGCGCTGGATGTCGCGCTCGACGGCGAGGCCAAGGCCGCGATCGAAGCTGTCGCCGCGAAGCTCGCCGCTGATGCGAAGGCAGAAGTCGCAGGCCAGGGCGTGGCCGAGGGCGATATCGCGATCCATATCCGCGCCCATATCCGCTATTCCGGTACCGACACCGCGATCGCGGTCCCTGCCGGCACACGCGCCGAGATGCAGACGGCCTTCCAGACTGCGCACAAGGCGCGCTTCGGCTTCATGGACGAGACCAAGGCGCTGGTCGTCGAGGCCGTCGAGGTCGAGGCCGTCGGTGGCGGCGCGAAGTTCGAGGAGGCGGCGGCTGGCGAGCAGGCGGGCGAGCCGGTCGCGGCCGAGCGCACGCGCTTCTTCGCCAAGGGCCAGTGGCACGATGCTGCGATCGTCCGCCGGGAGGCGATCAAGCCCGGCCAGAGCGTCGCCGGCCCCGCCATCATCATCGAGCCGAACCAGACCGTCGTCGTCGAGGAGGGCTGGAGCGCCAAGCTCACCGCCCGCGACCATCTCGTCCTCGTCCGCGTCAAGGCGCTGATCCAGCAGGCGGCGATCGGCACCAAGGCCGACCCGGTCATGCTCGAGATCTTCAACAACCTGTTCATGTCGATCGCCGAGCAGATGGGCGTGACGCTGCAGAACACCGCCTATTCGGTGAACATCAAGGAGCGGCTCGACTTCTCCTGCGCCGTCTTCGACCAGACCGGCGCGCTCGTCGCCAACGCGCCGCATATGCCGGTGCATCTCGGCTCGATGGATCGCTCCGTCGAGACGGTGATCTCGAACAACCCAGTCATCAAGCCGGGCGACGTCTACTGCCTGAACGCGCCCTATAACGGCGGCACGCATCTGCCGGACATCACCGTCTGCACCCCGGTTTTCGATGCCGAGGACAGGGAGATCCTGTTCTGGGTGGCGAGCCGTGGCCACCATGCCGATGTCGGCGGCACCGCGCCGGGCTCGATGTCGCCGCTGGCGACCAATATCGAGGAAGAGGGCGTCTATATCGACAATTTCAAGATCGTCGATCAGGGCCGCTTCTGCGAGGAGGAGCTGGTCAAGCTGCTAACCGGGGCGCGCTATCCCGTCCGCAACGTCGTGCAGAACGTCAACGACTTGAAGGCGCAGATCGCCGCCAACGAGAAGGGCCTGGCCGAGCTGAAGAAGATGATCGGCTCCTTCGGCCTCGATGTCGTGCAGGCCTATATGGGCCATGTCCAGGACAATGCGGCCGAGAGCGTGGCGCGGCTGCTGACCAAGCTGCACGATTCCGAGTTCACCTATCCGATGGACCAGGGCTGCGCGATCAAGGTGAAGATCACCATCGACCGCGAGAAGCGCGAGGCGACGGTCGATTTCACCGGCACCTCGGAGCAGCGGCCGGACAATTTCAACGCCCCGGCGCCGGTGACGCGGGCCGCCGTGCTCTATGTCTTCCGCGTCATGGTCGACGACGCGATCCCGATGAATGCCGGCTGCCTCAGGCCGATCCGGATCGTCGTGCCGGAAGGCTCGATGCTGGCGCCACGCTATCCCGCTGCCGTGGTGGCGGGCAATGTCGAGGTGTCGCAGGCGGTGACGAACACGCTGTTCGGCGCGCTCAAGGCGATGTCCTGCTCGCAGGGCACGATGAACAACCTGACCTTCGGCAACGACCAATATCAGTATTACGAGACGATCTGCTCGGGCTCCCCGGCCGGTCCCGGCTTCAACGGCACATCGGGCGTGCATGTCCACATGACCAACTCGCGCCTGACCGACCCGGAAATCCTGGAGACGCGCTTTCCGGTCGTGCTGGAGGATTTCCACATCCGTCCGGGTTCCGGCGGCAAGGGCGAATGGACGGCAGGCGACGGCACCAGCCGCACAATCCGCTTCCTGAAGACGATGGACTGCGCGATCCTCGCCTCGCACCGGAAGGTCCGGCCTTTCGGCGTGGATGGGGGCGAGCCGGGCGAACTCGGACGGACGCTGGTGCGCAGGCTCTCCGGCGTAGTCGAGGAACTACAGCCCTCCGACCAGACGCTGCTTCAGGCCGGCGAGGCGGTGACGGTCATCACGCCGACGGCCGGCGGCTATGGAAAAGCGAAAGGCTGA
- a CDS encoding VapC ribonuclease R02377 yields the protein MIYLDASVIVAILGRESDADTLIARIEAAERPFLVSPTGLFEAAMGLAAKKARETGKTLDAQLIDLAQQAVQQFVADIAANEVAITPAIGTAALEAARRYSRAVGSAAALNFGDCFAYACAKEYGAALVYKGNDFVETDLG from the coding sequence ATGATCTATCTGGATGCTTCGGTCATCGTCGCGATCCTCGGCCGCGAAAGCGATGCCGATACGCTCATCGCCCGCATCGAAGCCGCGGAGCGCCCTTTCCTAGTCTCGCCGACCGGCCTGTTCGAAGCAGCCATGGGGCTGGCTGCCAAAAAGGCTCGCGAGACCGGAAAGACGTTGGACGCACAGCTCATCGACCTGGCGCAACAGGCCGTTCAGCAGTTCGTGGCGGACATTGCCGCCAACGAAGTCGCCATCACTCCGGCAATCGGCACAGCCGCGCTGGAAGCCGCCAGGCGCTACAGCCGCGCCGTAGGCAGCGCAGCCGCGCTGAATTTCGGCGACTGCTTCGCTTATGCCTGCGCCAAAGAGTACGGCGCAGCGCTGGTCTACAAGGGCAACGACTTCGTGGAGACCGATCTCGGCTGA
- a CDS encoding Histidinol dehydrogenase has translation METPMPLYIRDDDVDVLAGRLQRITGTRTKTEAVRRALEHELDRLEAARPLRQRLTRSLAMADAMGSGTSDFDLKSFTDALWDDA, from the coding sequence ATGGAGACACCGATGCCGCTCTATATACGGGACGACGATGTCGATGTCCTCGCTGGCCGCTTGCAGCGGATTACCGGGACGCGCACGAAGACCGAAGCGGTACGGCGGGCGCTGGAGCATGAGCTTGACCGGCTGGAAGCAGCCCGCCCTCTGCGCCAGAGGCTCACCAGAAGCTTGGCCATGGCCGACGCCATGGGCAGCGGGACGAGTGATTTCGATCTGAAATCCTTCACCGATGCCCTCTGGGATGACGCATGA
- a CDS encoding Short-chain dehydrogenase, whose amino-acid sequence MPQTWMITGANRGIGLALTIELLRRGDHVIAAARNPWGGALGELAAAHPGALTPIELDVTSDASVAAARNALSGRAIDVLLNNAGLYGPRDRQSGLDVDFDGWREVFEVNVYAPIRVAQAFLPNVEAGQGRKIATISSRMGSIGANPGNALIYRSSKAAVNMAMVVFGNSVRDRNVSVLLFHPGWVQTDMGGGGADITPAESAGGLIRTIDASGMAETNSFRDYKGEKIAW is encoded by the coding sequence ATGCCCCAGACTTGGATGATCACCGGCGCCAATCGCGGCATCGGGCTCGCGCTCACCATCGAATTGCTGCGCCGGGGCGACCATGTCATCGCCGCGGCGCGCAATCCCTGGGGCGGGGCGCTCGGCGAACTTGCGGCCGCGCATCCCGGCGCTCTCACGCCGATCGAACTCGACGTCACCTCGGATGCGAGCGTCGCGGCCGCCAGGAACGCACTGTCAGGCCGCGCCATCGACGTGCTGCTCAACAATGCCGGCCTCTACGGCCCGCGTGACCGGCAGAGTGGACTCGATGTCGATTTCGACGGCTGGCGCGAGGTCTTCGAGGTCAATGTCTACGCGCCCATCCGGGTGGCGCAGGCCTTCCTGCCGAATGTCGAGGCCGGGCAGGGCCGCAAGATCGCGACGATATCGAGCCGCATGGGCTCGATCGGCGCCAATCCCGGCAATGCGCTGATCTACCGTTCGTCCAAGGCGGCGGTGAACATGGCGATGGTCGTGTTCGGCAACAGCGTGCGCGATCGCAATGTCAGCGTGCTGCTGTTCCATCCCGGCTGGGTGCAGACCGATATGGGCGGCGGCGGAGCGGATATCACGCCGGCCGAGAGCGCCGGCGGCCTGATCCGCACCATCGACGCTTCCGGCATGGCGGAGACCAACAGTTTCCGCGATTACAAGGGCGAGAAGATCGCATGGTGA